The genome window ggaattacaatagtggatggaaagctactggcttaatgttggtggggagattcctggaaaaaaacattgaatcacttaatctttgagttcatacaaaccctcataCCAAAAacccttgtgtgtcaaggcgttcttgagatataacactcaaggtgtttttgaccttgacatttgacctttgacctccaacatcaattcacttcatctttaagtccatacaaacactcataccaaatttcaggcatgtatgtcaaggcattcttgagatatcgtgctcagagtattcatggacatgacctttgacctccaacatcaactcacttcatctttgagtccatacaaacaccaaatttgaagcatatgcgtcaagccgttctggagatataatgcgcaaagcatgagattTGCCTGTGGCTTTTATTTTTTCACACatgggaaacacttaaacaggatgtgtagttttagggagtgccagattgtatgcattagaaacTGAGACagtagagtggtgaagtcccgccccttctacttccggtccatgggacctatctttcaaaaacttttggtccagtttgaattgagagataaatttcacatatgatgtgtgtccaaagataatttttcacaagaaagtactgttgttcgatgaATTTAAAAGATATGTTGGTTTTGTCGCGCCAAGAAAGTACATCTGTTTGAACGATGACTTCAAAACGTTATGAAACGATTTGTTCTTGTCTTCACTCATAGTGAGAAAACTacatctctttgtatgtctggaacatgtgaagaaattgacaataaagctgactttgaacTTTGATAAGAgttgttatgctagttaacggttgcatcttgctgcctgctatgtcacttaaaagtatgtaatgtacattcTATGGACctaatacaacttacctgatgtgtttaatcctctgacttatggtattttcttcgcaaggaaagcccaattaagacctgttgctggtatgcttgtacaatctagtgaaTGAGCTAACGCCACTAAGcggactgatgggtttgtagtcgcttggaattacgatctttcacaatgttgtaattcaatagttactaaacaaactgcaaatgtctttacatgaaaaattgtctttaaaattgacaaacatcatatgggtaattcaaggcacaagtcaaccgggaccagaaaataatatCTTTTTCACCATAGACTGTcattcaaatttttttgaaagataggtcccatggaggcaaacggaaggggcgggacttcaccactctgttggattcacaggtgacacctgtgctagcaaagatccttgattactagcaagatagagcaacgtaattcgttactatgggagcaaaacgggacagttccggtctgcataagtgggagtgtcaccttacgtcactaaataaactttctctcttaataagcaataagaacagataatccttattgtgttcacagtattattgtctataatcatgtatgataccaatgaatcattctttaggacatgatatgaataatttaattagtcagtTCTGTGACTCTATTGGTCGAACTACTCCAGTGGAGAGAGTTTGgaatatgattaaaaaaaatgaaagggaaTGGAAGGGAATATGGATACCCAGTGTTGGTTGAGGGGCAAAAGAACGATCACCAATaataaggaaaaaaagagaggttATGGCTAAAACATTAGCCAAGGTGCACAGCTCAGGAATTTAaatcaagaagaaaaaaaagaggtagAGAAGTTACAATTGAAAAATATCGCTAATGTGTTTGACATTGAGGATAGCGAAGAAGGGGTATTGATGTGTTATTTACGAAATCTGAACTCAATAAGGCATTAAGTAAATTAGGTAAGTCATCTCCAGGGATGGATAAAATCTGCTATTCCATGTTGGAGAACTTAAGTGATAAGGGGAAGGACGTTTTGTTAAGTCTATATAATAAAGTATGGATAGATGGCTGTATTCCTAGAACATGGAAGGAGTCTATAATTATTCCTATTAGGAAACCTGGGAAAGATCCTAAAATAGCAATTAACTATAGACCTATTGCATTAACATCCCAGATGGGAAAAAAACTGGAAAGGATGATTAATGACAGGCTTACATATTGGGTTGAAACGAAAGGATTAATGAGTCATTATCAAAGTGGATTCAGGAAAGGTAGAGGCACCATGGATCCCATTGTATGCCTTGAAGATACAATAAGGAAGGCTCAAGTGAACAAAGAAAATgtagtggcagtgttttttgaCATTGAGAAGGCATATGATATGTTGTGGAAAGAAGGTATACTGATAAAGGTTAAAATATTGGGAATAAAGGGACGGATGTTCCAATGGATTAAAGGGTTTTTGTCTAATAGAACaattcaaattaaaataaatggagaATTAAGTGAGCAATACAGTGTGGAAAATGGTGTCCCACAAAGGAAGTATTGTTAGTCCACTATTATTTTCaataatgattgatgatatttTTAAAGACATACAAAATTCAGTTGGGGTGGCATTGTTTGCAGATGATGGAGCAATgtggaaaaaaaggaagaaatataGATTTTGTGGTGGGTAAGATGCAACAGGCAGTGAACAGAGTCCAAGAATGGGCCCTTCAATGGGGGTTTAGGATCTCAATAGATAAAACAAAGACTTTATTCTTCTCtaggaagaaaaataaatgaagATGTTAAAATCAAATTATCTGGGGCAGATTTAGAAAGAGTGGAATTCTTCAAATATTTAGGAATGTGGTTTGACAAACGATTAACTTGGACAATgcatatacaaaaaaatattgagaaatgCAAGAAAGTGTTGAATGTGATGAGGTGTCATGGGAGTTGAATGGGGAGCAAGTAGACCTGCTTTTAAAAGCCATTTATACAGGGCTGATGAGATCTGTATTTGACTATGGGTGTGTAGTGTATGGGTCTGCTGCTAAAAACATCACTTAAGAAAATAGATGTAATTCAGAACCAAGGTTTGAAGCTATGCTGTGGGGGGGGCAATTAAGACCACGCCAGTGGCAGCCGTCCAggtagagatgggagagatgccTCTCTATCTTAGAAGAGACCAGCTGTCTCTTGTGTATTGGACAAATCTAAGGGGTCATAGTGAAAAAACACATGAGTCAATCAGTCTTATGGCagtgtcaagagagagagagttaccttATTAAAAGTTTTGGTTggacaataaaacaaaaggtaatAAATATGGGAATCAGTGCTCTTGAAATGAGCCCTACAGTGGCATATCCTGTTGTTCCTCCTTGGCTGATGTCAGAGGTTCCAGTAGACTTGGGCTTATTagaggaaaagaaggatgtTGAAGTGGATCATTACAGGGTCCAGAGTTACATTGCGAGCAAATATAAAGAAGCAGTCATTTTATATACTGATGCATCTAAGCAGACTGATAAGAAAATGGGAGTTGCTTATGTTATCCTCAATTAAACATTGAATCTGGAAAGAGAATCAATGATGATTTAGCTGTATACACAGCAGAAATTATAGGAATATGGATGGCCTTATTGTGGGTAGAGAGCAATAGACCTAAGCAAGCTGTGATTGCGTCAGACTCTAGCTCAGCTTTAATAAGCTTTAAACGTTGTCACTCTGAGTCTAGCTCAGCTTTAATAAGCCTTAAACGTTGTCACTCTGAGTCTAGACAGGACATAGTATATGAAGTAATGCAATTAGCCAACAATCTGCTTAAGTCTGGTATTAGTACTACATTTATATGGGTACCAGCTCATATAGGTGTAGGAGGTAATGAATTAGCAGATAAATGTGCAAAGAAAGCAGCAGGGAAGTCTGATATAGAGTTGAATATTAAATACAGCAAAGCTGAAGTCAAAAGTATAATCAAagctaaaataaatgaaaaatggcaATTTGTATGGGATAACGAACAGTCTGGAAGACACCTGCATAGTATTCaaggaaaggtggggaggagcaGGAATACATGCAGAAGCAAGCAAGAAGAAGATGTGGTGTCCAGAATGAGGCTAGGGACATACAGGATTAAACAGAACATTAGTTACCATGAAAAGCATGTTGATGGAATGTGTGAATATTGTAATAGTCAAGAGACCATAGAGCATGTAATTATGTTTTGTCCTGAGTACCATCAAGCCAGACAAAGATTTATCTCACAACTTGGTGAAATCCAGATGACATTAAATTTGAATGATATACTGCAAAGAGAATCAGGTGaaatttgtttttcctttttgttttctttttgaagGTAACTGGGTTATTTAAAAGAATTTAGGAAAGTGTAGGATGACCATTTGATCCACACTCCAGTCCAGatggtggcggtaatgcaccaaAAAGCTGGTTGCCAACCGCCatataaaaaagaagaagaagaagaagaagaatttaattagtcatgtgaaccgcgctagctagctaacgctagcttaaaatgctatacaagtggatgggagtagctatggcaatacagctatgcgctaacaagtgactagtagttgaaggacttcgcttaaacttaatatactgttgcaaattcacttgagtataaactattcactttaactaatgtaagtaatgttattcagctagttgtcatttcaaagaaattacacttctccgtttaaaattttaccttagctaagaggatagctagcatgctaacaaccggacagtaactggcagcagcatggtctgatattaagttattttatcacaaatccgaacgctaaaaaattgcacttttaggcttgaaatgatcccaaacacttacagattatgacaaaaatttccaaaaaaccctcaacaaatccagaaagacataatgaccaatttattggtaaaattccacaagtctccattgacattagtgcagcgagggtttactctggtctgcataaagggggattttttcccccatcccccttgcaataatcgaacgcggaaattgtcgaacgtttgcgcctctcgctccgctttaaccctctctggtgctagtgttctgattagcccgggaactactccGGGAGTTTAACAgtgcagctggctttaggccattatgacatcacagccattcaagtctatgggggaaaatgagctttttaacatttttaatccctaAGGATAAACTTTTAAACATGACTGTACGTTAAgtggttagagtcgcattcattcttgaaaaggtaaaaagaaaaggttataagaagaagaagccaggagatttcaagatagtagattccatccactataaataaataacagacTGAACCTGCTAGGGCCTATCCAGATTTGGATTCAGATAATAATCTTcagaagtaggcctaaactTTAATTAGGCTATGTAAGGTTTGAATAATAGCCAATGGTCATGTGGTGGCTTTTTTTAAATAGcatattgttttgttgttgtagttTAGTGGTTGGTGTTGTTATTTTAAATTAAGCTATCACAAGACAGGCATGTAGCCTTACTCGGACTATTTATTCATATTGCTTATGTTTCACGGGAACACATTTTACAGTCACACAACAACACGTTCACATGTTTCCGGGTATAGCAAGATGGCGGTGACTTTGAGGAAGGGGTGTAGTGATTTTCTCCGAACGTGTTGGAGATTACGGGCACATAACTTGCAACTCCCTTTGGACAAACCCTTAGGTTGGTTTACACACAACTTTCCCATTTACTAATTAAGGGATTCCATTTGACATAGGGTAGAGAACAGTGCACCAAACATGTCTGCTTGCAGTCATGCCACAATTAGCTGAGTCCCGTGTTAGCTAACATTATGTTCGTTTCTGTAATCATGCCTTGGTAACATCTGGATGTTTGAGAATGATCCAGTTATTTGAGCTTACCAACGAAATGGTGCACATTGAAATAATAGTCCATATAAAGTAACGTTAGTCAACGTAATGGATTCTTTCAATCTGCTGTTTTACTATGTCAGTGGTCTCAACTGTCACATCACGTTAGCCTAACATTAGCCAGGTTTTTTTCTTGATGAAGCATACAGTACGTCTGATTTTATTCAGTGCAGTGGtgtattatatattgtatatcaCTGTGTAACTGTGTAATTGTATaactgtgtagcctatatttatgTAGGTCTACGCCTAACAAGTAAATTATAGACCTGATGTTTTGCATGTCATTCAGCACAAGTCACCAAGAGCCGCAACTTCATGGATTATGCAGAATCTGTCTACttagtagttttttttttttttttattgtcttttaAGTCTAGGATATGTTGTACCCCAAGCCGAAAAATATGTAATTTTTGCTGGTCTGAATCCACATATGGTTTAATCTCACCAATGGCTCAACTCAAATGCTGAATGTATGACATCGTCCAACTAACCTCTAACAGTTACTGAATTTGAACTTGagttattaaataaaatagagCAGGTCATTTTTCATAAATGGAGTGGACGTTCAAATATCAGTGTTTACAATTTAAGATTTTAGGCATTTTTTAGTGCTTTTTCCTTGGATCATGTGTAGGCCTAGTACTAGCTTGCCCATAGTATAGTAGGTGAGCCTACTAACTACCCTATATCATCACTAGGCTGCTTTGAAGACTGACTATCTTCTCCTTTATCTGAGGTCACTAACATTATCTGTGTGAATAATCTTAAGAAGGCCATGCAACCCATAAGACAAGGCAGTAAAACTGGAAAATACCTGTGATTGTTATGGTTATAGCTATAACTATGGTTATATTTCTTAACTTCAtaagaaatataaataaacaacttaacccttaaccccctaaaagcacgccatatggcaacagtggcaaggaaaaactcccatattccaggaagaaaccttgagcaaaatagggggagcccattaAGACCTAAAGACTTGGTTTTGGGTATTTCTTATAGACTATCGAGTAGACAGTTTTAAGAAGCACAACTAAGTTATATTAATAAAATAGCctatagacaaaaaaaaaaaaaaaaacattaatatcCCTGACCTGTCAGGCGATTTGGCATggaataaataataatagttgattttttttcgtattttattttacatctAGTCTGACCTGTTGGTATGAGTTTAAACATTTCCCTACCAATCAGCATTGCTTAGATAGCCAAGTTCTCTGTGAAGACATTCTGTTTGGTCATGTTTGCcatctgatttttttgtcaggaTGTTTGTTACCTGCCTTTGTGCGTCAACAGAGTTCTCAGATCCTGAAGTACCCACCCAAGTAAGCAAACTTGCATCTCACAACACATGCATGCTCTTATTAATCAGTATCATTTCATTGTGAgcatttttgtcaattttacacAAGACATGATTGTAGGTGTACACGTGATTGGCCATTGTGGTCAGAATGTTGAACGAATGTTGGTTTGATTGCTGAAGTGGACTCAATTAATCTAAATGCTCAAACCGGGCAGCTGAAATCATCCTAAGCCTCACCTCAGTGAGGACTGATCCTGTACACCACTGATATTCTTGAGGAGCTGGGGTAAGTGACAATGACACGCTGAGTTGTTCATCCTGGTGTTTTGTACACAGTTATGTTCCAGAAACTTCATTATCCAGACCCCCATGGCCTGAAGTAACACTCATAGATCCTGAGGAAGAGGCAAAGCAGCATCAAGGTTAGGAatggagatttttttttgttattaaagATTAAATGAAAGAATTGTTTATAGTGCATATTAATATTGGGGAATATTCCTAGTGTTACAATTATCATGGATGCATCATAATGGCAAGTCTAGAAACATTAAATGTTTTACATTTATGTTGTAAAACAAAAAGTGTTTACTTGACTATTGACTTCCAGTTTAGAGCATTTAGAACATTACTGGCTGCTtactttatgtgtgtttttttaaccTACCGAACTTTTGTGTTTTGATACCTAAAAAATAAATGGCTTCcatgaataaatataaatgGCTTAAACTCCATGGCTTCCCTCTTTCCACAGCTGTTGTGCAAAAGGTTAACACACTCCTAGAGAAAGGAGATTACGGGAGGCTGTTTGCTGTAGTTCATTTTGCAAGTCGACAGTGGAAAGTGACAAACGAGGACTTGATTCTGATTGAGAATCACATAGATGCAGAGTGTGGTGACAGGATACGAATGGAAAAGGTTTGTGTCACCATGATGGTtctttggttttttttttagttgtgtTGGGTCTGTGCCTAGGACAGCTGTCATCCTGCTTTGTGAAAGAGGGGCTCAACAAGAAGAGTAAATAAATACCATTACATCTGAATTGAAAGTGTTTCATGAGAATTGGAAAGGAATGTTATGGATTGTGAGGACCATGCAGAAAAGCAGTGATGCATGTAATCTCTTTGTCAGTTGGCAGCCACTGATAACTAAGATTCACACATGAGGTTACATAATGCATATAAATGTGTGCTGTCAAGCTTGTGACATGAGGAGTTGTGAGTTTGAGATGAACTTAACTAGCTATTGTTGCTCATTATGTTTGTGTTCTGTGAATAATTTGCTTTCCTTTGTCTTAGGTGCTGCTGCTTGGTGGTGAAAACTTCACTCTGATTGGACGTCCACTGCTCGGGTAAGCACAGCAGTTTGTGTAATGTCAAGAAAGCTGAATGTTCTAGCATTATATCTTTAGTTTTCCAGTTTCTGGTTCCTGATTACAGAACCATTCATGCTTGATCCTTCAATTAGATTCTATTGGGCTTTTGTCATAAGAAAAATACTAATATGTGTAATGATAATATTATGATCCCATCAGAGATACATTTCTCAAAGGAGAAAACAAGGCCTTTGAGAAATGTATCTCTGATGCCTCTGATACCCACCATAAAAAATCTTCATTGTTATAACTGTGATTCAACAACTTGGTGTTTCTCAAAAGTGTACTTTCAGCAATCAATTGCATAATTGCAAAGCTCAGTGGTtggaactaggcctactgttcacAGCCAGTAGTTGTAAATGTAGTTCCTGTATAGTTGCTGttgtcattgttttaactgCACTTAAAATAGTGCCCTTTTCCTTATCTATCCACTGAACACCCACCTACTGACATTTTCATACAAATAGTCCATTTAGCCAACATTTTGACAAGGGAAAATCTGGCTTGTTCATTTTCAAAGGGGTAGAATGTGTTCAAAATGaacattgattaaaaaaaaaattatcaaaATGCTAGGCATACATTTTATCagattcttgaatttccccttgggtatcaataaactatctatctatctatctatctatctatctatctatctatctatctgatccTCAAATGTACAGAAAAACTGAAAGTGCTACATTCACCAGCAGGTTCTACTGTGTTGGTTCGCCTTCTCAGTACAGACCAATGTGCAAGCTCTCCTGACTTCCTGTGTGACTTCTAACGGTTATAAGAAAATTTCACGGGCTTCTCAGATTAAATGAAGGGTTCATGTTGTTTTGCTAATGTTTACATTGACAGTGAGTTCTTGGAAGAGGCAGGTCTCTGGAAATGAAACCCGTTTCACAACACTGCTAACACACCgtctgtctttgtcttttcACACCTAGACGTGATCTGGTCAGGGTCGAGGCAACGGTCATTGAGAAGACGGAGTCTTGGCCTATGGTTCATATGAGGTTTTGGAAAAGACACAGATACCAGAGGAAAAGAAGTATGTTTTTCCTTTGGCATGCCATCTTGCATGCAattttgcctctgatgaaactGTGATATAGGTCTATTTAACTCAGTATGCATGCATACCAAGAAaacactgttattattattttgtacactgcaaaaaatgaaatctaaccaagtgttgataatcttatattaagatcaaaaaatctatttggtattgtttttagtatgaaaagacttacctagcgctctctcgaaagatcattttgacttaatttaagaagactttgacttattttaaggagtcttatcaagacaaatttgctcaacgcactggcagacaaatttgcttgttttcaggacaaatttgcttgttttcaggacaaatttgcttaacgcactggcagacaaatttgcttgttttcaggatgagatgtcttaatttaagaaaagtttgacttattttaagtcaaatggTTTCATGAGAAATTGCTAGGTAAgtgtctttatactaaaaacaataccaactagtttttttatcttgatataagattaataacacttgattagattttgttagataagcagtttttgcagtgtattattattattattgttattatttattattacttCCATTGAAGAGTTGCCAGGGTAAACCACTGTGGACCTGTGTGTC of Alosa alosa isolate M-15738 ecotype Scorff River chromosome 14, AALO_Geno_1.1, whole genome shotgun sequence contains these proteins:
- the mrpl21 gene encoding 39S ribosomal protein L21, mitochondrial, with product MAVTLRKGCSDFLRTCWRLRAHNLQLPLDKPLGCLLPAFVRQQSSQILKYPPNYVPETSLSRPPWPEVTLIDPEEEAKQHQAVVQKVNTLLEKGDYGRLFAVVHFASRQWKVTNEDLILIENHIDAECGDRIRMEKVLLLGGENFTLIGRPLLGRDLVRVEATVIEKTESWPMVHMRFWKRHRYQRKRIIIQPQTVLRINSIEVAPRLS